TTAGAAAATCAATACCCCTAATTTTCAGTTCTTCACGCATACATTGATGATACACACTTTCGAGTAGTCCGCTTCCCATTATTTTGTGAACTTCTATCGCACTTCCGATAATTTCGTAAGTCAAACTATCCAAATATGTTTTGGTAATCGTCATATGTTTTTTAAATACCTAATTCATTTTTTCTTAAACCACATAGAAACATAGATTATTACGTACTTATGAGATTGGTTTAGATTTTAGGTCAAACCGCATAGGCATAGAGATTACTTTATACTTATGAGGTTGTTTTTTTTAAGGTTTGAACCACATAGAAAACATAGGATTTTATTTTTTTCTATGTACCTATGTGGTTTATTTATTTCTACAATTTATCGTAAGCGGGGAATTTCGGACTTACGATGCGTTTCCATTCGGGATGTTTTTGGATGAATGCAAACACATACGGGCAATACGGCATCAGTTGTTTTCCGCTTTCTTCGATGTAGTGTAGCGTTTTTTCTACCAATGCTGCAGCTGTTCCCGTTCCTGCCAATTCCGCTGCCACTTCGGTGTGTGTCAGGGCAATGAAACTATCTCTTTCCTCAAAATCGATAAAGGCAAGATGACCGTTGTTTTCGAGTTCAAAACGATTTTTTTCATCGTTTTTCACCAGTGGTAAATGTTCTAATTCGGGTTTCACTATTGTGAGATTTGTTGTTTAAAGTTTTCTATCGTGTTGATATGCTCTTGTTTCAATTCAGGATTGGTAATTCCTTCATTGGCATCGAAATTCTGTCCGAACTTCGGCAAAGAGAATACCCCTTTGATATTTCCGCCGTAGTGAGGAAGCGTTTTTTGAGCTACATCTAAAACATTTTTTCCGCCGTATCCGCCCGGTGAAGTTGCCATAATCAGCATTGGTTTATCTTGGAAAACGCTCTTATTGATACGCGAAGCCCAATCGAAAACATTTTTGAAAGCCGTGGCAAAATTTGAATTATGCTCTGCAAACGAGCAAACGATGGCATCAGCTTCTTCTATACACTGCAAAAATTTATGTGCCTGTTCCGGAGTTCCTTTTTTCTCCTCATCGGAAGAGTAAATCGGCATAGAATAGTCGTTCAAATCCAACAAGTTGATGTCGCTTTCCCCGAAATGCGTTAGGGTGTGTTCTACTAATTTTTTGTTGATGGAAGTAGAAGATGTACTTCCTGCAAAAGCTACTATTTTCATTGTTTTAATATTAAATTTTTCAGGGTGTAAAGGTACTTCTTTTCGTTAGATTTTTCATTGATATGGGTCAAGAAAGTTCTTTAGCAATATGATATACAAATTTCAAAAGCTTGTTAACGAATATAAAAATGGGCGTAAGTTTTAAGAAAAATGGATGTGAATTATCAAATTATGTTCAATACCCGAATATTTTTACCTCATTCGGCTCAATTACTTTTTCCATTTTATCAATCCTTTGTTGGTCGATTATTGGAGTACTATTTACGAATGTATAAATCCTGATGTATAATCCAATGATTTCTCTTCATATTATAATATATTTTTTATTAATAAATTAAAAAAACTTTCATAACTTCGAAACCATTACCTACTGAATAATAGATTTGTGTATAGATTTTGCAAAAATAAATATACTCCCTTACCAAAAAAACTTAAATATTATAAAATGCACCAAAAAATCAAAAAACCATCCTATTCAGGACGGTTTTTAATTAAAATTATTTGCTTTTCAACGGATAAGTAGGCAGTGGCACGAAATCGTCTTCATCGTCAATGACTTTTGGGAAGGCTTCGTGGTTTTGTTCTTTCCAGTTTTGTTTGGCTTTTTCTATTTTTTCTTTGTCGGAGCTTACGAAATTCCAAAACATAAATCGTTCTTCAGGAAAAGGCTCTCCACCGAAAATATACACCACCGAATTTTCACTCATCTCAAACTCGCATAACTTACTGTTTTTAGCCACCAACAATTGTTTAGAGCCATAGTCGTTCCCCTCAATGTTCACTGTGCCTTCCAGTACATACATTGCCGCTTCTCCATAGAGGTCTTCGCCGATGTGGAGTTTTGTTTTCTCCTTGGCTTTCAGTTCAATGAAAAACAACGGGCTATGTACAGGGACGGGCGATTTTTTCCCAAAAGCCTCTCCAGCAACCAGTTTTACCTGTACGCCATTTTCCTCCCAATGCGGAAGCTCCTCCGCTTCGATGTGATGAAAACTTGGATCGCAATCTTCCAAATGTTTCGGTAGAGCCACCCAAATTTGGAGTCCGTGTAGTTTTTTCTCCGTATTTCTTAGGTAATCAGGTGTTCTTTCGGAATGCACTACGCCTTTTCCTGCCGTCATCCAATTGACCGCTCCAGGCTGAATTTCCATTTGCGAACCGATGCTATCTCTGTGAAAAATAGACCCCTCGAACAAATAAGTGAGCGTAGAAAGCCCAATATGCGGATGCGGTGCCACATCCAAATTCTGATAATCTTTCAGGTCGGCAGGTCCCATATGGTCGATGAACACGAAAGGTCCTACTGCTCGTTTTTCGCGAAAAGGAAGTAATCTTCCTACCAAAAAGTTGCCGATATCTGCTGCTTTTTCTTCTAATATAATTCCGACGTTTGACATATTTTTTTGATTTTAATCGTTCTATGATGCAAAAGTAGCGTATTTTTCATTCCCAACCATTGACATAGGACAATAACGGAAATTATATTTTTAAACCACATAGAAACATAGATTTTTTCCTATATTTCTATGTGGTTCTTATTTCTACGAATTTTTCTATTTCTTAGCTTGTTTAGCTCTTATACGGCTTAGCGTTTCAGGAGTTACGCCCAAAAAGGAAGCGATGGAATACTGCGGAACGCATTGTACCAATTTGGCGTATTTTTCTAAAAATCGTTCGTAGCGTTCTTGTGCGGAGAGTGCCAATACAGAATAAATTCGCTCCTGATAATTTTGCAGATGTCGTTCTAAAAGTATGCGATAGGCTCGTTCCAATTGCGGAATATCTTTGAGGAGCTGTTGTTTTTTGTTGTAGGAAATGGTGTACACTTCGCTATCTTCTAAAGCCTCTACAAACATTTTACTCGGGGTACGACGATTGAAACTTTCAAAATCACCAATCCACCAATGCTCTATGGCAAACGACAAGATAATTTCATTGCCTTGAAAGTCGATATAATAATTTTTAAGACAGCCCTGTTTTACAAAAAACTCAGACTCACAAACCTCTCCCGAACGCAAAGGAAAATCTCCTTTGGAAAAAGATTTCAGTTCAAAGCTGTTATCTATTAAATTTTTTTCCTCCGTAGAGAGCTCCACCAGTTTTGAAAAATATTCACTAACCATCATTGCCTGTCAATTTTGGAGGTAAAGATAATACAAATTTGGTTAGAAATTTTCTAAGGTAAATTTTCCACCACAATAAAATGTTTTCTTTTGACGAAGAAAGATGTTACTATAAGGACTCTATTAACAAATTTATCAAACAATTATATGAGTCAAACTAAGAAGTAAAAGAATATAAGGATGAAGACAAAGGATGAAAATGAGGTTGCGAAAGTATTTTTGTCTTTGAGTTTTGCAAATGGGAATATGTAATGTTATTTATTAGGTATATATAGGTATAGGGGGCTACTTGAATGAGTAGTCTTTTGTTGTTATTGTGGGGAAGGATTTGTTTTTGAATTATTTTGACAGAATTGTTTTTTTGGGTTTAACTTTTTGTTTTTCATTATTTTATTTTGTTTAATAAAAAATATTTTAGAAAAAACTTTAAAAAAGTTTGGTGATTAAATAAAAGGTATTACTTTTGCACCCGCTTTTGAGGAGGTCATTAGTTGATAGAGATTAGTGAATAGATGAAAAGCGAAAAGCTCAAAAAATATTTTGAAAAAAAAACTTTAAAAAGTTTTGGTGATTAAATAAAAAGTATTACTTTTGCACCCGCTTTGAGAAAGTCGTTAGTTAATAGAGATTAGTGATTAGTAATAAAGCGAAAAAGTTCAAAAAAAATATTTTGAAAAAAAACTTTAAAAAGTTTTGTTGGTAAAGAAAAAGTTTTTATCTTTGCCCTCGCTTTTGAAAGCGTAAGGCTAGAGAGCGAAAAAAAGAAATGAGAAGTTCATTGAAAATATTGTTGACAGCACAAGAATAAGATTTAAAGAATTATCCTAAGAGTCGATTACTTTTTTGTTAAAGGTTGCGATATTAAAGATTTTTAACGATGAAGAGTTTGATCCTGGCTCAGGATGAACGCTAGCGGCAGGCCTAACACATGCAAGTCGAGGGGTAGAGTGCTTCGGCACTTGAGACCGGCGCACGGGTGCGTAACACGTGTACAATCTACCTTTTGCTAAGGGATAGCCCGAAGAAATTTGGATTAATACCTTATAGTATTGTTTGGTGGCATCACTGAATAATTAAAGCTCTGGTGGCAAAAGATGAGTACGCGTCCCATTAGCTAGTTGGTGTGGTAACGGCATACCAAGGCTACGATGGGTAGGGGTCCTGAGAGGGAGGTCCCCCACACTGGTACTGAGACACGGACCAGACTCCTACGGGAGGCAGCAGTGAGGAATATTGGACAATGGTCGGAAGACTGATCCAGCCATGCCGCGTGCAGGATGACGGCCTTATGGGTTGTAAACTGCTTTTATACAGGAAGAATAAGGTCTACGAGTAGATTGATGACGGTACTGTATGAATAAGCATCGGCTAACTCCGTGCCAGCAGCCGCGGTAATACGGAGGATGCGAGCGTTATCCGGAATCATTGGGTTTAAAGGGTCCGTAGGCGGGCTTATAAGTCAGAGGTGAAAGCACTGAGCTCAACTGAGTAACTGCCTTTGAAACTGTAGGTCTTGAATGTTTGTGAAGTAGCTGGAATGTGTAGTGTAGCGGTGAAATGCATAGATATTACACAGAACACCGATTGCGAAGGCATGTTACTAACAAATTATTGACGCTGATGGACGAAAGCGTGGGGAGCGAACAGGATTAGATACCCTGGTAGTCCACGCTGTAAACGATGGATACTAGCTGTTTGGAAGTAATTTTGAGTGGCTAAGCGAAAGTGATAAGTATCCCACCTGGGGAGTACGCACGCAAGTGTGAAACTCAAAGGAATTGACGGGGGCCCGCACAAGCGGTGGAGCATGTGGTTTAATTCGATGATACGCGAGGAACCTTACCAAGGTTTAAATGGGAAACGACGTATCTAGAGATAGATATTTCTTCGGACGTTTTTCAAGGTGCTGCATGGTTGTCGTCAGCTCGTGCCGTGAGGTGTCAGGTTAAGTCCTATAACGAGCGCAACCCCTGCTGTTAGTTGCTAGCGAGTCAAGTCGAGCACTCTAACGGGACTGCCGGTGCAAACCGTGAGGAAGGTGGGGATGACGTCAAATCATCACGGCCCTTACATCTTGGGCTACACACGTGCTACAATGGCCGGTACAGCGAGCAGCCACTGCGTGAGCAGGAGCGAATCTATAAAGCCGGTCACAGTTCGGATCGGAGTCTGCAACTCGACTCCGTGAAGCTGGAATCGCTAGTAATCGGATATCAGCCATGATCCGGTGAATACGTTCCCGGGCCTTGTACACACCGCCCGTCAAGCCATGGAAGCTGGGGGTACCTGAAGTCGGTTGCCGCAAGGAGCTGCCTAGGGTAAAACTAGTGACTGGGGCTAAGTCGTAACAAGGTAGCCGTACCGGAAGGTGCGGCTGGAACACCTCCTTTCTAGAGAAATACCTTTATGGGAGTAATTGTAGGGTATTCTTTAAATCTTGTGCAGTCGATATTTCTAAGCTAATTAGAGGTTAGTGATTAGTGTTTAGAAGTTATATAGACTAATTGCTATTTGCTGATGGCTAATAGCTAAAAAGATGCAGTCTCATAGCTCAGCTGGTTAGAGCGCTACACTGATAATGTAGAGGTCGGCAGTTCGAGTCTGCCTGGGACTACTGATAGTGATTAAGTTCATTGATATTAATATTGAAAGGAAATTTTAGAGGTTGATGCTTTTAAGATAGGTAAGAGTTTTGGGATTGATATAAACTATTCCCTATTGCCTAACCCCTAATACCTATATTAATGGGGAATTAGCTCAGCTGGCTAGAGCGCCTGCCTTGCACGCAGGAGGTCAAGGGTTCGACTCCCTTATTCTCCACGAGAGGAAGGATAAAGGATAAAGTAAAAAGGATAAAATGAGACTTTATGTTTTTAACTTTGTACTTTTAATTTTACACTTTATACTTTCAAAAAGAGTTCATTGACATATTGGGATAAAAAACACGAGAGATCAAATAAGATTGATTAAATCGAGAAAAAATAAATATAAAAGAATCAAAGAGAACGAGGTACGCTTCTATGTGATAGAAGCGACTACAAGCGCAATAAGTTATGTAAGGGCGTATGGGGGATGCCTAGGCTCTCAGAGGCGAAGAAGGACGTGATAAGCTGCGAAAAGCTGCGGGGATTGGCACATACGAGTTGATCCGCAGATATCCGAATGGGGCAACCCACTGCATTGAAGGTGCAGTATCCTATTAAGGAGGCGAACCCGCTGAACTGAAACATCTAAGTAGGCGGAGGAGAAGAAAACAAAAGTGATTCCGAGAGTAGTGGCGAGCGAAATTGGATTAGCCCAAACCTATGCTGTTTAGGCAGTATGGGGGTTGTAGGACCCGATATTGGTTGTTAAATGGAACTAGAAGTATTTGGAAAGATACACCATAGCGTGTGATAGTCACGTATAGGTAATGTTTAATAAATCATAGGGAAATCCTGAGTAGGGCGGGGCACGTGGAACCCTGTCTGAATTTGCCGGGACCATCCGGTAAGGCTAAATACTCCTGAGAGACCGATAGTGGACTAGTACCGTGAGGGAAAGGTGAAAAGAACCGTGAATAACGGAGTGAAAAAGACCCTGAAACCATACGCTTACAAGCGGTCGGAGCCCTTTTGGGTGACGGCGTGCCTTTTGCATAATGAGCCTACGAGTTACTTTTACCGGCGAGGCTAAGTATTTCAGATACGGAGTCGTAGCGAAAGCGAGTCTGAATAGGGCGGATATAGTCGGTAGTAGTAGACGCGAAACCTAGTGATCTACCCTTGGGCAGGTTGAAGCGCTGGTAACACAGCGTGGAGGACCGAACCGGTTGTCGTTGAAAAGACTTCGGATGACCTGAGGGTAGGGGTGAAAGGCCAATCAAACTGGGAAATAGCTCGTACTCCCCGAAATGTATTTAGGTACAGCGTCGTGTTATAGTTTATTAGAGGTAGAGCTACTGATTGGATGCGGGGGTTTCACCGCCTACCAATTCCTGACAAACTCCGAATGCTAATAAATGATTCACGGCAGTGAGGGTATGGGTGCTAAGGTCCATATCCGAGAGGGAAAGAACCCGGACCATCAGCTAAGGTCCCCAAATATATGCTAAGTTGACTAAACGCGGTCTGACTGCACTGACAGCTAGGATGTTGGCTTGGAAGCAGCCATACATTTAAAGAGTGCGTAACAGCTCACTAGTCGAGCGGTCGGGCATGGATAATACTCGGGCATAAGCATATTACCGAAGCTATGGACTTAATTATTTAAGTGGTAGGGGAGCATTCTAATGGCGTAGAAGGTGAGCTGTGAGGTTTGCTGGAGCGATTAGAAAAGAAAATGTAGGCATAAGTAACGATAAGGCAGGCGAGAAACCTGCCCGCCGAAAGATCAAGGTTTCCTCAGCTATGCTAATCAGCTGAGGGTTAGTCGGGTCCTAACGCGTATCCGAATTGGAGTAGTGGATGGACAACAGGTTAATATTCCTGTACTTTCATAACGATAGAAGTGACGGAATGAGGTAGGCTCTGCGTACTGACGGAATAGTACGTTAAAGGTGTTGTTATGGCACTGATAGTACACTAAGGCTTCGGCTGCGGTGATAATGAGTTGATAACGTTTCCAAGAAAAGCGAGTTATGAAACCCGTACCGTAAACCGACACAGGTGATCGGGATGAGTATTCTAAGGCGCTCGAGAGATTCATGGCTAAGGAACTAGGCAAAATAGACCTGTAACTTCGGGAGAAAGGTCGCCTCCCTCATTGGGAGGCCGCAGTGAAAAGGTCCAGGCGACTGTTTATCAAAAACACAGGACTCTGCTAAATTGAAAGATGATGTATAGGGTCTGACACCTGCCCGGTGCTGGAAGGTTAAGAGGAGATGTTAGGAGCAATTCGAAGCATTGAATTGAAGCCCCAGTAAACGGCGGCCGTAACTATAACGGTCCTAAGGTAGCGAAATTCCTTGTCGGGTAAGTTCCGACCTGCACGAATGGTGTAACGATCTGGACACTGTCTCGGCCATGAGCTCGGTGAAATTGTAGTATCGGTGAAGATGCCGATTACCCGCAGTGGGACGAAAAGACCCTGTGCACCTTTACTATATCTTCGTATTGGTCTTGGATAAGTGATGCGTAGGATAGGTGGGAGACTTTGAATGGGTTATTCCGGTAGCCCAGGAGTCGTTGTTGAAATACCACCCTTTGCTTATCTGAGGTCTAACTCCGCTAGTGTGGAGGACAATTCGTGGAGGGTAGTTTGACTGGGGTGGTCGCCTCCAAAAGCGTAACGGAGGCTTCTAAAGGTTCCCTCAGCACGCTTGGTAACCGTGCGTAGAGTGCAATGGCATAAGGGAGCTTGACTGAGAGACCTACAAGTCGATCAGGTACGAAAGTAGAGCATAGTGATCCGGTGGTTCCGTATGGAAGGGCCATCGCTCAAAGGATAAAAGGTACGCCGGGGATAACAGGCTGATCTCCCCCAAGAGCTCACATCGACGGGGGGGTTTGGCACCTCGATGTCGGCTCGTCACATCCTGGGGCTGGAGAAGGTCCCAAGGGTTGGGCTGTTCGCCCATTAAAGTGGCACGCGAGCTGGGTTCAGAACGTCGTGAGACAGTTCGGTCTCTATCTACTGTGGGCGTTAGAAATTTGCGTGGATCTGACTCTAGTACGAGAGGACCGAGTTGGACTAACCTCTGGTGTATCAGTTGTACTGCCAAGTGCATTGCTGAGTAGCTATGTTGGGATGGGATAAGTGCTGAAAGCATATAAGTACGAAACCCGCCACAAGATGAGATTTCTTTAAAGGGTTGTGGGAGATGACCACGTTGATAGGCTATAGGTGTAACGGCAGTAATGTCATAGCCGAGTAGTACTAATTACCCGTAAACTTATTGCGCATAAGATTCTTTTTTATAGCTTATATACGAACTTGTTTTTTATCCTAATATGTTAAAAATATTATAGTGGAAGTTGGCTAATGCCTAATGGTTCTTCCCTAAAGATTTAAGGTGGTTATAGCAAAAGGGCTCACCTCTTACCATTCCGAACAGAGCAGTTAAACCTTTTAGCGCAGATGGTACTACGCAAGTGGGAGAGTATGTCGCCGCCTTCTTTAATCGAAAATCCGTTTCAATATGAAACGGATTTTTTTTATGCTAAGGTGCGGCGTGTCCCTTTGGTCGAACTGCCGCCTTCTTTAAAGAAAAGGCTGATTCAAAACAATCAGACTTTTTTTGTTTTTAAAGGATACCAGAAGGCTTAAATTGTTATAGATTTTTATAAAAACTTGTTGAGATACATAATCTTTTTATGATTTAGAAAACCTTACAATTTCATCGTGCCACGCTTGATCCCAAATAAATTCCAAATCAAAATTTCCGTCAGAGAAAAGCGTAAAAATGGCTTTGTTCCATTGGTTATTTCCGCCTTCTGTGGTGATTTTATGGAGATTTAATATGTCAAATGTCAGCATAAAATCAAACTTTGATACTTTTATTTGATTTTCAATATCATTTATATTAAGATACACTCCTTTAAAATTAACCATTGTACCAACTGTCTTGATATTAACAACTGCTTTACTCCAATCTTCCTCAATAGCATTATTAATATTTGATGCTAAACTTTGGTAAATTTCTTCTATTGTTTTCATTTTTTACGATTT
This genomic window from Capnocytophaga canimorsus contains:
- a CDS encoding NADPH-dependent FMN reductase translates to MKIVAFAGSTSSTSINKKLVEHTLTHFGESDINLLDLNDYSMPIYSSDEEKKGTPEQAHKFLQCIEEADAIVCSFAEHNSNFATAFKNVFDWASRINKSVFQDKPMLIMATSPGGYGGKNVLDVAQKTLPHYGGNIKGVFSLPKFGQNFDANEGITNPELKQEHINTIENFKQQISQ
- a CDS encoding Crp/Fnr family transcriptional regulator, with amino-acid sequence MMVSEYFSKLVELSTEEKNLIDNSFELKSFSKGDFPLRSGEVCESEFFVKQGCLKNYYIDFQGNEIILSFAIEHWWIGDFESFNRRTPSKMFVEALEDSEVYTISYNKKQQLLKDIPQLERAYRILLERHLQNYQERIYSVLALSAQERYERFLEKYAKLVQCVPQYSIASFLGVTPETLSRIRAKQAKK
- a CDS encoding immunity protein YezG family protein: MKTIEEIYQSLASNINNAIEEDWSKAVVNIKTVGTMVNFKGVYLNINDIENQIKVSKFDFMLTFDILNLHKITTEGGNNQWNKAIFTLFSDGNFDLEFIWDQAWHDEIVRFSKS
- a CDS encoding pirin family protein; this translates as MSNVGIILEEKAADIGNFLVGRLLPFREKRAVGPFVFIDHMGPADLKDYQNLDVAPHPHIGLSTLTYLFEGSIFHRDSIGSQMEIQPGAVNWMTAGKGVVHSERTPDYLRNTEKKLHGLQIWVALPKHLEDCDPSFHHIEAEELPHWEENGVQVKLVAGEAFGKKSPVPVHSPLFFIELKAKEKTKLHIGEDLYGEAAMYVLEGTVNIEGNDYGSKQLLVAKNSKLCEFEMSENSVVYIFGGEPFPEERFMFWNFVSSDKEKIEKAKQNWKEQNHEAFPKVIDDEDDFVPLPTYPLKSK
- a CDS encoding GNAT family N-acetyltransferase, which codes for MKPELEHLPLVKNDEKNRFELENNGHLAFIDFEERDSFIALTHTEVAAELAGTGTAAALVEKTLHYIEESGKQLMPYCPYVFAFIQKHPEWKRIVSPKFPAYDKL